A window of the Cytophagaceae bacterium genome harbors these coding sequences:
- a CDS encoding VRR-NUC domain-containing protein: MENPLPPKYYHTNFEYLLSFVKDKYKSLLIEPEWRFLRKYYSLPNDSQCLFIRFTNRKGLFFKKKSLKYEEIENLDFQLKILIEKGFVSELNFEDHKNYLSDIIYVLTKADLLSFFDLKSFKNLKKEQLAEQLKISYSPEEIFKVLAKTSELVKMNFELEVSFLRFLFFGNKYMDMTEFVLRDLGLIQYYQHSDDHLVARFETRKEAEDKWMISEFFLVFEELKSTQSPVEILDWYQNTQQSLQELSTVAMTTWERLQLKIGKHFEQQKHFDAALEVYKNVSAVPSRERAVRCLAKIGYVEEAKALCHQMTINPQNADEQFFAEYFVKNLEGKKNKKQTTEFIKNASEITVDNMYIHQVELGAIEHFRDAGFEAAFSENHTWRSLFGLAFWEIIFDPSLVAFHHPFQRRPSDLHLPDFYQKRGENIRNHLESFETKDDFLNYLWENYRQNEGIANAFVIWLPEIWELVRVMVTHIEWQNLKVILTKIAENIVENSRGLPDLLVWNQNGLELIEIKSPNDALSNQQLFWLRFFNEIGVKASVLRVRFE; the protein is encoded by the coding sequence ATGGAAAACCCGTTACCACCAAAATATTACCATACCAATTTCGAATATTTACTATCTTTTGTAAAAGACAAATACAAAAGCTTGTTAATTGAGCCCGAATGGCGATTTCTGAGAAAATACTATTCCTTACCCAACGACTCCCAATGCCTGTTTATACGATTTACCAATAGAAAGGGTTTGTTTTTCAAAAAAAAATCACTGAAATATGAAGAGATTGAGAATCTGGATTTTCAGTTAAAGATTTTAATTGAAAAGGGATTTGTTTCAGAACTTAATTTTGAGGATCATAAAAATTATCTCAGCGATATAATTTATGTATTGACAAAAGCAGACTTGTTAAGCTTTTTTGATTTAAAATCTTTCAAAAATCTAAAAAAAGAACAACTTGCCGAGCAGCTAAAAATCAGCTACAGTCCTGAAGAAATTTTTAAAGTTTTGGCTAAGACATCGGAGCTGGTGAAAATGAACTTCGAACTCGAGGTTTCATTTTTGCGGTTTCTGTTTTTCGGAAATAAATACATGGATATGACCGAATTTGTGTTGCGTGATTTGGGTCTAATTCAGTACTATCAACACTCCGACGACCATTTGGTGGCCAGATTTGAAACCCGGAAAGAAGCCGAAGACAAATGGATGATCTCGGAATTCTTCCTGGTATTTGAAGAATTAAAATCCACCCAAAGTCCTGTGGAGATTTTGGACTGGTACCAGAATACCCAGCAGAGTCTTCAGGAACTTAGCACAGTGGCAATGACCACCTGGGAGCGACTTCAACTCAAAATCGGGAAGCACTTTGAGCAACAAAAACACTTTGATGCGGCATTGGAAGTATATAAAAATGTTAGTGCTGTTCCTTCACGAGAGCGGGCTGTCCGTTGCCTGGCAAAAATCGGTTATGTTGAGGAAGCCAAAGCCCTTTGTCACCAAATGACAATTAATCCTCAAAATGCTGACGAGCAGTTTTTTGCGGAGTATTTTGTAAAAAATCTTGAAGGAAAAAAAAATAAAAAGCAAACGACTGAATTTATCAAAAACGCCTCCGAAATTACCGTGGATAATATGTACATTCACCAGGTCGAACTCGGGGCCATTGAGCATTTTCGTGATGCGGGCTTTGAGGCGGCTTTTTCAGAAAATCATACCTGGCGAAGTCTTTTTGGGCTGGCGTTCTGGGAGATAATTTTTGATCCTTCGCTCGTGGCTTTTCATCATCCATTTCAAAGGAGACCTTCGGACTTGCATCTGCCTGATTTTTATCAAAAAAGAGGAGAAAATATAAGGAACCACCTTGAATCTTTTGAAACTAAAGATGATTTTTTGAATTATTTGTGGGAAAATTACCGGCAAAATGAAGGTATTGCAAATGCTTTCGTAATCTGGTTGCCGGAAATCTGGGAGCTGGTAAGGGTGATGGTTACACATATAGAATGGCAAAATTTAAAGGTCATTCTAACAAAAATTGCAGAAAATATTGTTGAAAACTCTCGTGGGCTGCCCGATTTGTTGGTTTGGAATCAAAACGGCCTGGAACTAATAGAAATAAAATCACCCAATGATGCATTAAGCAATCAACAACTGTTTTGGTTGAGGTTTTTCAATGAGATTGGTGTCAAAGCAAGCGTATTGAGAGTCAGATTTGAATAA
- a CDS encoding 30S ribosomal protein S6 produces MFQNQYETVFILTPVLSEAQIKDTVDKFKSVLTDHGAEILNEEAWGLRKLAYTIQHKTTGFYQLFEFKSSPTLISVLETEFRRDERILRFLTTKLDKHAAAYSAKRKSGASKSKETAPAAE; encoded by the coding sequence ATGTTTCAAAACCAGTACGAAACAGTGTTCATTTTAACTCCCGTTTTATCTGAAGCCCAGATAAAGGACACTGTTGACAAATTTAAATCAGTATTGACTGATCACGGTGCTGAGATCCTTAATGAAGAGGCTTGGGGTCTTCGTAAGCTTGCTTACACCATTCAGCACAAAACTACGGGCTTTTACCAATTGTTTGAATTTAAAAGTTCTCCTACTCTGATTTCAGTATTAGAGACCGAGTTCAGACGTGACGAACGCATTTTGCGTTTTCTTACCACTAAATTAGACAAACATGCTGCGGCATATTCGGCTAAACGTAAAAGTGGTGCTTCGAAATCAAAAGAAACAGCTCCAGCGGCTGAGTAA
- a CDS encoding MBL fold metallo-hydrolase: MKITFLGTGTSTGVPVLTCKCDVCRSLDFRDKRLRVSLLIQFKGSNIVIDTGPDFRQQALAADLTHLDAVIFTHEHKDHTAGLDDVRPFNYLQGIKNCPIYAHPRVIEQLKQEYHYAFQENPYPGVPIIECHEISDKPFIVKGLEFLPINVLHHKLQVYGFRFNDFTYITDANYIAEEEIEKIKGSKILVINALQRQDHISHFTFQQAIDLSEKIGAGHTYFTHISHKLGRHSEVEKELPAHISLAYDGLSVSI, from the coding sequence ATGAAAATTACATTTTTGGGTACCGGCACCTCTACCGGAGTGCCTGTACTCACCTGTAAATGTGATGTATGCAGATCACTCGACTTTAGAGATAAGAGGCTGAGGGTGTCACTTCTTATACAATTTAAAGGTTCCAATATTGTGATTGACACAGGACCTGACTTCCGGCAACAGGCACTTGCCGCTGACCTAACACACCTTGATGCTGTAATTTTTACGCATGAACATAAAGACCACACCGCGGGCCTCGACGATGTGAGGCCATTTAACTACCTGCAAGGCATAAAAAACTGCCCTATTTATGCTCATCCCAGGGTGATAGAGCAACTCAAACAGGAATATCATTATGCATTTCAGGAAAACCCTTATCCGGGAGTTCCGATAATTGAATGCCATGAAATATCTGACAAACCTTTTATAGTTAAAGGATTAGAGTTCCTACCTATAAATGTTTTACATCATAAATTGCAGGTTTATGGCTTCAGGTTCAATGATTTCACTTATATAACTGATGCAAATTATATTGCTGAAGAAGAAATTGAAAAAATTAAAGGCTCAAAAATCCTGGTCATAAATGCACTTCAAAGGCAGGACCACATTTCGCATTTCACTTTTCAACAAGCTATAGATTTATCAGAAAAAATCGGTGCGGGTCACACCTATTTTACGCATATCAGTCATAAACTTGGCCGCCATTCTGAGGTGGAAAAAGAACTACCGGCACACATCTCACTGGCATACGATGGTCTTTCTGTAAGTATCTGA
- a CDS encoding phosphoribosyltransferase, with product MDSRLWDIEKTLQKIKRIAFEIYEQNFEEKEIILAGIAGQGYNFAVIIGQYLSEISNQKITLAKLALDKSQAVQPDIKIESDVDTFENKTIIITDDVLNTGRTLAFCLRPFLSIPTKKIQVAVLVDRNHPQFPISADYVGYALSTTISDHVKVSLSNNSDQGVFLF from the coding sequence ATGGATTCGAGATTGTGGGATATAGAAAAAACCCTTCAGAAAATAAAAAGGATAGCTTTTGAGATTTATGAGCAGAATTTTGAAGAAAAGGAAATCATTTTGGCCGGAATAGCAGGTCAGGGATATAATTTCGCTGTGATAATAGGTCAATATTTATCCGAAATTTCAAATCAGAAAATAACCTTGGCCAAACTCGCTTTAGATAAATCTCAGGCTGTCCAACCTGACATTAAAATTGAGTCAGATGTAGATACTTTTGAAAACAAAACCATAATAATTACCGACGATGTGCTCAACACAGGCCGCACTTTGGCGTTTTGTCTGAGACCATTTTTGAGTATTCCTACAAAAAAAATCCAGGTGGCTGTATTGGTTGACCGGAACCACCCCCAATTTCCAATATCAGCCGATTATGTGGGATATGCATTGTCAACCACTATTTCTGACCACGTAAAAGTCTCACTATCAAACAACTCAGACCAAGGGGTGTTTTTATTTTAA
- a CDS encoding 50S ribosomal protein L9, with the protein MEIILKTDIAGLGYKNDILDVKPGYGRNYLIPQGFAVLATGSNKKILAENLKQAAHKAEKLKSDALSIAEQIGEGQVVISMKVGESGRIFGRITSIQISDALALKGIAIDRKKITVEDIKFVGEYKATIDLHKEVKHQLNVSVVAESEE; encoded by the coding sequence ATGGAAATAATATTAAAAACTGACATCGCCGGCCTGGGGTACAAAAATGATATCCTTGATGTGAAGCCCGGGTATGGTCGCAATTATTTGATTCCACAGGGTTTTGCTGTATTGGCAACCGGATCAAATAAGAAAATTTTGGCTGAGAACTTAAAACAAGCCGCTCACAAAGCCGAAAAACTTAAGTCTGATGCACTTTCAATTGCTGAGCAAATCGGTGAAGGACAGGTGGTTATCAGCATGAAAGTGGGTGAGAGTGGCCGTATTTTTGGTCGTATCACCAGTATTCAGATTTCTGATGCTCTTGCACTTAAAGGAATTGCAATTGACAGAAAGAAAATCACAGTTGAAGACATCAAGTTTGTGGGTGAATACAAAGCCACAATTGACCTTCATAAAGAAGTTAAGCACCAGCTTAATGTAAGTGTGGTTGCTGAGAGCGAAGAGTAA
- a CDS encoding DedA family protein, translating to MDQIIDFFNYIMNSEEIIQTGGLLAIILIVYIENGLFFGFFLPGDYLLFLSGVFASTHLLEVTFFTLFFGIFLAAVAGTFTGYISGRFFGDQIQNRKDSLFFKQKYIERTRKYFEKYGSRTLIIARFLPIVRTFAPILAGLVKMNFLRFTLYNLIGGFIWVLSLVGSGYFLGLKFPWLIEYVHYIIIFFLAITTFTVIKGYFNARKSIEETED from the coding sequence GTGGATCAGATCATAGACTTTTTCAATTATATCATGAACTCCGAGGAGATAATCCAGACTGGAGGCTTACTTGCTATTATTCTGATTGTCTATATCGAAAATGGTCTTTTCTTTGGATTTTTCCTTCCGGGCGACTATCTATTATTTCTTTCAGGCGTGTTTGCATCTACGCATTTGCTTGAAGTTACCTTCTTTACTTTATTTTTCGGAATTTTTCTTGCTGCCGTGGCGGGTACCTTTACCGGCTATATTTCAGGGAGGTTTTTTGGAGACCAAATCCAAAACCGCAAAGACTCTCTTTTTTTTAAACAAAAATATATTGAACGTACACGTAAATATTTTGAAAAGTATGGTAGCCGGACACTGATCATTGCAAGGTTTTTACCCATAGTGCGTACTTTTGCTCCAATATTGGCTGGCTTGGTCAAAATGAATTTCCTGAGATTTACCCTTTACAATTTAATTGGAGGGTTTATTTGGGTTCTATCTTTGGTTGGAAGTGGTTATTTTTTGGGGTTAAAATTTCCCTGGCTTATCGAATACGTGCACTACATTATTATTTTCTTTTTAGCAATAACCACTTTTACAGTAATCAAGGGTTATTTCAACGCCAGAAAATCAATTGAAGAAACCGAAGATTGA
- a CDS encoding DUF4783 domain-containing protein, which produces MKYIVGLIAIVTLIGTSSYRERKLNVNDISSIVGQSFRTGSSEQLVGCLDKEIELIIDGDRVEYQNIPAQKAQLILNSFFKKNPPVSFSYVYQGNNSAELKYCIGNYHSKKSDYLVYMLIKKTKGDKYLVNTLQLKKS; this is translated from the coding sequence ATGAAGTATATTGTAGGATTAATAGCCATTGTGACTTTGATAGGCACAAGTAGTTACAGAGAAAGAAAACTCAATGTTAACGATATCTCGAGTATTGTGGGTCAGTCATTTCGAACCGGCAGCTCAGAACAATTGGTGGGCTGCCTCGACAAAGAGATCGAGCTCATTATTGACGGCGACAGAGTTGAATACCAAAATATTCCGGCCCAAAAGGCTCAGTTGATTCTGAATTCATTTTTTAAGAAAAACCCGCCGGTTTCATTTTCTTATGTTTATCAAGGCAATAACTCAGCAGAATTGAAATATTGTATAGGCAATTATCACAGTAAAAAAAGTGATTATCTGGTGTATATGCTCATTAAAAAAACAAAGGGGGACAAATACTTAGTTAATACACTTCAATTGAAAAAAAGCTGA
- a CDS encoding response regulator: MPSPNRVLIAEDSSVIQNLVKKILEFQNFEITAVKNGEQVVQLLEKENFDIVLLDINMPIMDGMECVKAIRAMSVPEKSKVPVVAITGNARNYSEEEFKEAGFNDVLMKPLNFDKLVLIVKGLTEK, translated from the coding sequence ATGCCATCACCTAATAGAGTACTTATTGCAGAGGACAGTTCGGTAATTCAAAATTTGGTTAAAAAAATCCTCGAATTTCAGAATTTTGAGATTACCGCAGTAAAAAATGGCGAGCAGGTTGTGCAATTACTTGAAAAAGAAAATTTCGACATCGTGCTTCTTGACATTAACATGCCAATCATGGACGGTATGGAATGTGTAAAGGCGATCAGAGCCATGAGCGTACCCGAAAAATCAAAAGTGCCTGTTGTCGCTATCACAGGAAATGCCCGTAACTACTCTGAAGAAGAGTTTAAAGAGGCTGGTTTCAATGATGTACTTATGAAGCCACTGAATTTTGACAAATTGGTGTTAATCGTAAAAGGGTTGACAGAAAAATAA
- a CDS encoding cytochrome C — MKKSALSIAFVLFAFLAAQAQTKIPPNIQKLLTKNTCLACHNPDTKIVGPAYKEVMKKKKYTPEQIVALIYKPKPSNWPGYPAMTALPSVPKSEALEMAKWIASLK, encoded by the coding sequence ATGAAAAAATCAGCTTTATCGATTGCATTCGTTCTGTTTGCATTTTTGGCTGCACAAGCCCAAACCAAAATCCCACCTAATATCCAGAAACTTCTTACCAAAAACACTTGCCTGGCTTGTCATAACCCTGACACCAAAATAGTTGGACCAGCGTATAAAGAAGTAATGAAGAAGAAAAAATATACTCCGGAGCAAATAGTAGCTTTGATTTACAAACCAAAACCTTCTAACTGGCCTGGTTATCCTGCAATGACTGCCCTACCTTCAGTTCCAAAAAGTGAGGCACTAGAGATGGCAAAGTGGATTGCTTCTTTGAAATAA
- a CDS encoding UDP-2,3-diacylglucosamine diphosphatase produces the protein MLLKEINLIPGKKIYFASDFHLGAPDYSQSLIREKKICKWLDFIKTDVQVLFLVGDMFDFWFEYKRVAPKGHIRFLGKLAELSDAGVQIEVFSGNHDMWMRDYFNREFGCEVSRNSLEYKINDKRFLIGHGDGLGPGDTAYKFLKRIFENRILRWAFANLLHPDWSLFLGNLWAQNSWKKHDKVNDVYVYESPEKELLYLYSKKEEELQHRDFYIFGHRHYKLDLQLSPKSRYINLGDWIRFDSYAVFDGENLELKVF, from the coding sequence ATGCTTTTGAAGGAAATCAATCTAATTCCTGGTAAAAAAATATACTTCGCTTCTGATTTCCACTTGGGTGCTCCTGACTATTCACAAAGTCTGATTCGGGAGAAAAAAATCTGTAAATGGCTCGATTTCATCAAAACCGATGTGCAAGTGTTGTTTTTGGTCGGTGATATGTTTGATTTTTGGTTTGAGTATAAAAGGGTAGCTCCTAAAGGCCACATCAGATTTTTGGGTAAGCTGGCTGAATTGTCAGATGCCGGCGTACAAATCGAAGTATTTAGTGGCAATCATGACATGTGGATGCGGGACTATTTTAACAGGGAATTTGGCTGTGAAGTTTCCCGTAATTCTTTAGAGTACAAAATTAACGACAAACGTTTCCTGATAGGCCATGGTGATGGTCTTGGACCCGGAGATACTGCATATAAGTTCTTAAAAAGGATTTTTGAGAATAGAATTTTAAGGTGGGCATTTGCCAATTTATTGCATCCTGATTGGTCATTGTTTCTGGGAAATCTATGGGCACAAAATTCCTGGAAAAAGCACGACAAAGTGAACGATGTGTATGTGTATGAATCGCCTGAGAAAGAGCTGCTTTATTTATATTCCAAAAAAGAAGAAGAACTTCAACACCGCGATTTTTATATTTTTGGACACCGACACTATAAACTAGATCTACAACTCAGTCCCAAGTCAAGGTATATTAATCTGGGCGACTGGATCAGGTTTGACTCTTATGCTGTTTTTGATGGAGAAAATCTGGAATTAAAAGTTTTTTAG
- a CDS encoding 30S ribosomal protein S18: protein MSLVNEPVERKEQNRKKYCRFKKLGIKYVDYKDPNFLLKFLNEQGKILPRRLTGNSLKFQRRVSTAIKRARHLALLPYVADGLK, encoded by the coding sequence ATGTCATTAGTTAACGAACCGGTAGAAAGAAAAGAACAAAATCGCAAGAAGTATTGCAGATTTAAAAAGCTGGGTATTAAGTATGTAGATTACAAAGACCCTAACTTTTTATTGAAATTTTTAAATGAGCAAGGAAAAATCCTTCCTAGAAGATTGACTGGCAACAGCCTTAAATTTCAGAGAAGGGTATCAACTGCCATTAAACGTGCCCGTCATTTGGCTTTGTTGCCTTATGTGGCCGATGGTTTGAAATAA
- a CDS encoding phosphoglycerate kinase: MKTVDSFDFSNKKALIRVDFNVPLNERHEITDDTRIKATIPTIKKILNDGGSCILMSHLGRPKDGPTEKYSLKHLVAPLSLILGLPVKFADDCIGQQATDLAAGLQPGEVLVLENLRFYKEEEKGDVAFAEKLSKLGDVWVNDAFGTAHRAHASTAVIGQFFTDKICGKVMQAEIDNAQHILESAERPFTAIMGGAKISDKILIIERLLDKVDNLIIGGGMTYTFTKALGGEIGKSLLEADKQELALSILEKAKAKGVNIIMPVDNVCADAFSNDANRQIVATGAIPADWEGLDIGPESVKLFVETIKKSKTILWNGPMGVFEFPNFAIGTNAIAEAVVAATEENNAFSLIGGGDSASAINNAGYGDRVSYVSTGGGALLEYMEGKVLPGVAALD, translated from the coding sequence ATGAAAACTGTAGATTCTTTTGATTTTTCAAACAAAAAAGCTCTGATAAGAGTGGACTTCAATGTACCTCTAAATGAGCGTCATGAAATAACCGACGATACTCGAATTAAAGCCACAATTCCTACCATAAAAAAGATTTTGAATGATGGGGGTTCATGTATTTTGATGTCGCATCTGGGAAGACCCAAAGATGGTCCAACCGAAAAATATTCCTTAAAACACCTTGTAGCACCATTGTCGCTGATTTTAGGATTACCTGTAAAATTTGCTGATGATTGTATCGGACAACAAGCCACTGATCTTGCTGCTGGACTTCAGCCAGGTGAAGTTTTGGTTTTGGAAAACCTTCGTTTTTATAAAGAAGAAGAGAAAGGTGATGTGGCATTTGCCGAAAAACTTTCCAAATTAGGTGATGTTTGGGTAAATGATGCCTTCGGTACAGCTCACCGGGCACATGCTTCTACTGCAGTAATCGGTCAGTTTTTCACTGATAAAATTTGTGGAAAAGTAATGCAGGCCGAAATCGATAATGCTCAACATATCCTAGAAAGTGCTGAAAGACCTTTCACAGCAATTATGGGCGGAGCAAAAATTTCAGACAAAATCCTGATTATTGAAAGACTACTCGATAAAGTTGATAATTTGATAATCGGTGGTGGTATGACTTATACATTCACCAAAGCCTTGGGTGGCGAAATCGGAAAATCGCTTTTAGAAGCTGATAAACAAGAATTGGCCCTAAGTATTCTGGAAAAAGCTAAAGCAAAAGGGGTAAATATTATTATGCCTGTTGACAATGTTTGTGCTGACGCCTTCAGCAATGACGCCAATCGCCAGATTGTGGCTACAGGTGCCATACCAGCTGACTGGGAAGGACTTGATATTGGACCGGAATCAGTTAAATTGTTTGTAGAAACCATTAAAAAATCCAAGACTATTCTTTGGAACGGTCCGATGGGAGTATTTGAATTCCCGAATTTTGCAATCGGAACCAACGCTATAGCCGAAGCTGTAGTTGCAGCTACTGAAGAAAATAATGCTTTCTCTCTTATTGGAGGTGGTGACTCGGCATCTGCTATTAACAATGCGGGATATGGAGACAGAGTTTCTTATGTTTCAACCGGTGGAGGAGCCCTTCTTGAGTACATGGAAGGTAAAGTATTACCGGGCGTTGCAGCTTTAGACTGA